A window from Oscillatoria sp. FACHB-1406 encodes these proteins:
- a CDS encoding DUF4332 domain-containing protein: MNMQACHWAIADLPGLSQEQIEQLKACGIETTKQLLSRSNTTRSQSDLAAQLHLHPQYLKKWAALADLARLPSVGCQYCGVLLHSGIASVSQLAQTPVHRLHRQVLRLEVATLQRNDLCPPVDVTRRWVEEARVAMRVPF; encoded by the coding sequence ATGAATATGCAAGCTTGCCATTGGGCGATCGCAGATTTACCAGGATTGAGTCAAGAACAGATCGAACAACTGAAAGCTTGCGGGATCGAAACGACAAAGCAGTTGTTGTCGCGATCGAACACGACGCGATCGCAATCCGATCTCGCTGCCCAACTCCACCTTCACCCCCAATACCTCAAAAAATGGGCAGCTTTAGCCGATTTAGCCCGCTTGCCTAGTGTTGGCTGCCAGTATTGCGGCGTTTTGCTGCATTCCGGCATTGCTTCGGTTTCGCAGTTAGCCCAAACTCCCGTACACCGCTTGCACCGCCAAGTGTTGCGTTTGGAAGTCGCTACTTTGCAGCGAAACGATTTATGTCCGCCTGTCGATGTGACGCGGCGTTGGGTAGAAGAAGCGCGCGTTGCGATGCGAGTTCCCTTTTAA
- a CDS encoding metal-binding protein: MPSGRTHDRITLWALPWIVGGSFALTRNGELTLLVAAMFLFSGLMFGPDLDIHSVQFKRWGALRGLWLPYQKYVGHRSGLSHGLIVGTVFRLLYLGSFLAFAGFVGVALAQLFWGFAWNWRAFGEASLVWLSDYRWHAIAAFVGLELGAMSHAIADTLSTTSKRFRRQGLKGLFPANKSKRRRKTRPRKR, from the coding sequence ATGCCTTCCGGTCGCACTCACGATCGCATTACCCTTTGGGCTTTACCTTGGATTGTCGGCGGTTCCTTCGCCCTGACTCGCAACGGCGAGTTAACGCTTCTGGTTGCCGCGATGTTCCTCTTTAGCGGCTTGATGTTCGGCCCGGATTTAGATATTCACTCAGTACAGTTTAAGCGCTGGGGAGCATTGCGCGGGTTATGGCTGCCGTATCAAAAATACGTCGGCCATCGCTCTGGATTGTCCCACGGTTTAATCGTGGGGACGGTGTTTCGTCTGCTTTATTTAGGCAGTTTTCTGGCTTTTGCGGGATTTGTGGGCGTGGCCTTAGCCCAGTTATTTTGGGGGTTTGCTTGGAATTGGCGCGCTTTTGGGGAGGCGAGTCTGGTTTGGCTGTCGGACTATCGCTGGCACGCGATCGCAGCCTTCGTCGGATTGGAGTTAGGTGCAATGAGTCACGCGATCGCGGATACCCTCAGCACTACCTCCAAACGCTTCCGCAGACAGGGACTCAAAGGTCTGTTCCCCGCCAACAAATCGAAAAGGCGGCGCAAAACCCGTCCCCGCAAACGGTAA
- a CDS encoding CBS domain-containing protein, with amino-acid sequence MSKTVADLMTPNPITVQPQTPLREAIKLLVERDISGLPVVDETGKAVGVLSEADLMWQESGAETPPYVMFLDSVIYLKNPTQYEKELHKALGQTVGEVMTENPVTVSPNCSLPEAAKILHDKKIRRLIVVDENDRPTGIVTQRDILRSMVED; translated from the coding sequence ATGTCTAAAACTGTCGCCGATCTGATGACTCCCAACCCGATTACGGTGCAACCGCAAACGCCGTTGCGGGAGGCCATCAAATTGCTTGTCGAACGCGATATTAGCGGCTTGCCCGTTGTCGATGAAACCGGCAAAGCGGTTGGCGTACTTTCTGAAGCCGATTTAATGTGGCAAGAATCGGGTGCAGAAACGCCCCCCTACGTGATGTTCCTCGATAGTGTGATCTATCTCAAAAATCCAACCCAGTACGAGAAAGAGTTGCATAAGGCTTTAGGACAAACCGTCGGCGAAGTGATGACCGAAAATCCGGTTACGGTTTCGCCCAATTGCTCTTTGCCAGAAGCGGCTAAAATTCTGCACGATAAAAAAATTCGTCGCTTGATTGTCGTTGATGAAAATGACCGCCCGACGGGGATTGTTACTCAACGCGATATCCTGCGCTCGATGGTTGAAGATTAG
- the nblB gene encoding phycobilisome degradation protein NblB, whose amino-acid sequence MTPDSVKELLDSDDYGDRLSGVNKLRDLDPAVAYEMIQPLIVDSNARVRYSAVSQMDTLGQCDLQRTRELLRDRLLTDKELDVRAAAADAISALKLTDLFDDLVALYREMDDSTGWLVKMSIVAALGEMGDARAFDLLQEALQSDIDAIKTAAIGSLGELKDERAIPLLLAYTQDEDWQIRYRLAQALIHFDRPETRSALEELQKDPEPAVAQLVQALL is encoded by the coding sequence ATGACTCCTGATTCTGTTAAAGAACTTCTCGATTCCGACGATTACGGCGATCGCCTCAGCGGTGTCAATAAGCTGCGCGATCTCGATCCGGCCGTCGCTTACGAAATGATTCAGCCGTTAATTGTCGATTCTAACGCGCGGGTGCGTTATTCTGCCGTTAGCCAAATGGACACTCTCGGTCAATGCGATTTGCAACGGACGAGAGAACTGTTGCGCGATCGCCTGCTAACCGATAAAGAATTAGACGTGCGCGCTGCTGCCGCCGATGCGATCTCAGCCCTCAAACTCACCGATCTCTTCGACGATCTCGTCGCACTGTATCGCGAAATGGACGACAGCACCGGCTGGCTGGTCAAAATGAGCATTGTAGCTGCCCTCGGTGAAATGGGCGACGCGCGCGCCTTTGACTTATTGCAAGAAGCCTTGCAATCCGACATTGATGCCATTAAAACAGCCGCGATCGGTTCTTTAGGCGAGTTGAAAGACGAACGCGCGATTCCCCTTCTTCTGGCTTACACTCAGGATGAAGATTGGCAAATTCGCTATCGTCTCGCTCAAGCGCTGATTCACTTCGATCGTCCGGAAACTCGTTCTGCCCTCGAAGAATTGCAAAAAGATCCCGAACCCGCCGTCGCCCAACTCGTCCAAGCCCTCCTCTAG
- the hetZ gene encoding heterocyst differentiation protein HetZ yields the protein MEFIFNLVLKQLRQSTRASEQICQNVTRRITREVTRICQESSRIQASGEMEGWAKTLANHRLKLCLRYYKLGSARGRIELQSTLSAIVYRYICPSQEAASYQARVTLIEDFLQGFYAEALNAFRREAELEPSYQPRSRLELAEYMAFCERYAKRRIPLPGSRAQQLIILRAQTFSQKQPPETSIDMDMAAEGSSGDSETEGRNRAAAIARSFMVEQEGLLPDAGIRETVIAELIDYLKARQQEECLDYFILRLKDLSTSEIEEILGITPRERDYLQQRFKYHLIRFSLSHRWELVHQWLEADLDRNLGLTPQEWQQFNQQLSDPQRQLLKLKQQKIEIAEIARALSLTVPQTEKLWFKLLETAWDIRNRSVS from the coding sequence GTGGAATTTATTTTTAACCTGGTTTTGAAGCAACTGCGGCAATCTACGCGAGCTTCAGAGCAAATCTGCCAAAACGTTACTCGCCGCATTACCCGAGAAGTAACCCGCATTTGTCAAGAAAGTTCGCGCATTCAGGCTTCTGGCGAAATGGAGGGCTGGGCGAAAACCCTCGCCAACCACCGCCTCAAATTATGCTTGCGTTACTACAAACTCGGCTCGGCGCGGGGGCGAATTGAATTGCAAAGTACCTTAAGCGCGATCGTCTATCGCTATATCTGTCCGTCGCAAGAAGCAGCCAGCTATCAGGCGCGAGTGACGCTGATTGAAGACTTTTTGCAGGGTTTCTATGCGGAGGCGTTGAATGCGTTCCGTCGGGAAGCCGAACTCGAACCAAGCTATCAACCGCGATCGCGCCTAGAACTTGCCGAATACATGGCCTTCTGCGAGCGCTACGCCAAGCGCCGCATTCCCCTTCCCGGCAGTCGCGCCCAACAACTGATTATATTGCGAGCGCAAACCTTCTCCCAGAAGCAACCGCCGGAAACCTCCATCGATATGGATATGGCCGCCGAAGGGAGTTCTGGGGACTCAGAAACCGAAGGGCGCAATCGGGCCGCCGCGATCGCGCGTTCCTTTATGGTCGAACAAGAAGGACTCCTTCCCGACGCGGGAATCCGAGAAACCGTCATCGCCGAACTCATCGACTACCTCAAAGCTCGCCAACAAGAAGAATGCCTCGACTACTTCATCCTGCGCCTAAAAGACCTCTCCACCAGCGAAATCGAAGAAATTCTCGGCATCACGCCGCGCGAGCGAGACTACCTACAACAGCGCTTTAAATATCACCTCATTCGCTTCTCCCTGTCCCATCGTTGGGAACTGGTCCATCAGTGGTTAGAGGCCGATCTCGATCGCAACCTCGGCCTCACCCCCCAAGAATGGCAGCAGTTTAACCAACAATTAAGCGACCCCCAACGTCAACTGTTAAAGTTGAAGCAACAAAAAATTGAGATTGCCGAAATCGCCCGGGCTTTGTCTCTAACGGTTCCGCAGACCGAAAAGCTTTGGTTTAAACTCCTCGAGACAGCCTGGGATATTCGCAATCGCTCAGTATCCTGA